Proteins from one Sarcophilus harrisii chromosome 2, mSarHar1.11, whole genome shotgun sequence genomic window:
- the ARFRP1 gene encoding LOW QUALITY PROTEIN: ADP-ribosylation factor-related protein 1 (The sequence of the model RefSeq protein was modified relative to this genomic sequence to represent the inferred CDS: inserted 1 base in 1 codon), producing the protein MPQFWLERPPTAPRFLLWVATNPPELPPRLLPSAGSASVLGDDESTARGLXMPSGIRSFQKASPSSWRSRMYTLLSGLYKYMFRRDEYCILILGLDNAGKTTFLEQTKTRFNRNYKGMSLSKITTTVGLNIGTIDVGKARLMFWDLGGQEELQSLWDKYYAESHGVIYVIDSTDEERLSETKRAFEKMITSEALEGVPILVLANKQDVETCLSIPDIKTAFSDCINKIGKRDCLTQACSALTGKGVNEGIEWMVKCVIRNIHRPPRQKDIT; encoded by the exons ATGCCGCAATTCTGGCTAGAGAGGCCGCCAACAGCTCCTCGATTCCTTCTCTGGGTCGCCACGAACCCACCGGAACTCCCTCCCCGGCTTCTGCCGTCCGCCGGAAGTGCAAGCGTGCTTGGGGATGACGAGTCTACCGCCCGCGGTC TGATGCCTTCTGGGATTCGTAGTTTCCAAAAAGCCTCCCCTTCCTCCTGGAG GAGCAGAATGTATACACTCCTATCAGGGCTTTATAAATACATGTTTCGGAGAGATGAATACTGCATTCTAATCTTAGGCCTGGACAATGCAGGAAAAACG ACTTTCTTGGAGCAAACGAAAACCAGATTTAACAGAAACTACAAAGGAATGAGTTTATCCAAAATCACCACTACAGTGGGCCTGAATA tTGGTACTATAGATGTGGGCAAAGCTCGCCTTATGTTCTGGGATTTGGGAGGGCAAGAAGAATTGCAATCTCTGTGGGACAAG TACTATGCTGAGTCTCATGGAGTCATCTATGTCATTGATTCTACTGATGAGGAGCGACTTTCAGAAACCAAAAGAGCATTTG agaAAATGATCACCAGTGAAGCCTTGGAGGGGGTCCCTATCTTGGTCCTGGCCAATAAACAGGATGTAGAG ACTTGCTTATCCATTCCTGACATCAAGACTGCATTCAGTGACTGcattaataaaattggaaagagagaCTGCCTGACACAGGCTTGCTCAGCTCTCACAGG CAAAGGGGTGAATGAGGGCATCGAGTGGATGGTGAAGTGTGTCATAAGGAATA